The following proteins are encoded in a genomic region of Neoarius graeffei isolate fNeoGra1 chromosome 6, fNeoGra1.pri, whole genome shotgun sequence:
- the utp15 gene encoding U3 small nucleolar RNA-associated protein 15 homolog isoform X2 has protein sequence MASFKPTKILTYPKLGERVTEETLYWKNYKTPVQIKEFGAVTKIEFSPQPPHNYVVTASTRIQVYGVHSREPLRSYTRFRDTAYGGSFRGDGKLLVAGSEEGLIRLFDIGGRVALRQFTGHSKAVHVSSFLSDGYRVLSGSDDLSCRVWDVMTGAELSCYTEHTDYVRAATPSKLNPDIFITGSYDHTVKVCDVRLGGSMMTLQHGHPVECVLLYPSEALLVSTGGRYVKVWDLLKGGQPLVSLKNHHKTITCACLSTTDNRLLTASLDRHVKVYNSSYKVVHSFDYAASILSLALAPDDETVAVGMANGVLSVRHRKHGEDTREVVDRRRRGPAYRVFVKGKNYIPKQDDFLVSKTVKQHLQKHDRQLKSFQVSKALDTALETWRRVNKPEMTVAVMIELNRRGTLRNALAGRDEQSLTTLLNFLLKNVTDSRFSSVLLMVADVLLG, from the exons ATGGCTTCATTTAAACCCACTAAAATCCTGACATACCCTAAACTGGGAGAGCGAGTGACTGAGGAGACGCTTTACTGGAAAAACTACAAG actCCAGTGCAGATAAAGGAATTCGGTGCCGTCACTAAAATCGAGTTTTCTCCTCAACCACCTCACAATTACGTGGTGACGGCGTCCACCAGA ATCCAGGTGTACGGCGTTCACTCTCGGGAGCCACTGCGCAGTTACACTCGCTTCCGGGACACGGCGTACGGTGGGAGTTTCCGTGGAGATGGGAAGCTGCTGGTGGCAGGAAGTGAAGAAGGGCTCATTCGTCTGTTCGACATTGGAGGCCGAGTTGCTCTGCGCCAGTTCACAGGGCACTccaa gGCAGTACACGTCTCCTCGTTCCTGTCTGATGGGTACCGTGTGTTATCGGGTTCTGATGATTTGTCGTGTCGGGTTTGGGACGTTATGACCGGAGCAGAACTCAGCTGTTACACTGAACACACGGATTACGTCCGAGCTGCGACTCCCAGCAAACTCAACCCCGACATCTTCATCACCG GTTCCTACGACCACACGGTGAAGGTGTGTGACGTTCGGTTAGGGGGCAGCATGATGACACTTCAGCATGGTCATCCTGTCGAGTGTGTGCTGCTTTACCCATCCGAGGCTCTACTGGTGTCCACAG gAGGACGGTATGTGAAAGTGTGGGATTTATTAAAAGGAGGTCAGCCACTTGTCTCTCTGAAGAATCACCACAAAACCATCACGTGTGCGTGTCTGAGCACCACTGACAACCGACTGCTCACAGCCTCGctcgacag ACATGTGAAGGTATATAATTCCTCCTACAAAGTGGTCCACAGTTTTGATTACGCAGCGTCCATCCTCAGTCTTGCTCTCGCT cctgaTGATGAGACGGTTGCGGTTGGAATGGCCAATGGTGTGTTGAGTGTCAGACACAGGAAACATGGTGAAGACACACGGGAAGTGGTTGATAGGAGGAGGCGTGGTCCGGCGTACCGGGTTTTTGTCAAGGGGAAAAACTACATCCCTAAACAA GATGATTTCCTGGtgagtaaaacggtgaaacagcatCTGCAGAAACACGACAGACAGCTCAAGAGCTTCCAGGTGTCTAAAGCGCTGGACACGGCACTGGAG acgtgGAGGCGGGTCAATAAGCCGGAAATGACTGTCGCGGTGATGATTGAACTGAACCGCAGAGGAACACTGAGGAACGCTCTGGCAGGGCGAGATGAACAGAGTTTAACCACACTGCTCAACTTCCTGCTCAA GAATGTAACAGACTCCCGGTTCTCCAGCGTGCTGCTCATGGTGGCAGACGTCCTGCTCG GGTGA